The sequence GAAATCTCAAGTAACTCATATGATACTGGTCAATTTGTGGATCCCAAAATCTCGACGAGGGAAGAATCCTAGGTTTTGAGAAACATTGAATGCGATGAGATGTTGGTGGGAATCCCAGGTAATTTGCGTGATGCTGGTTAAGGGTGAGTCCTAGGGTCAGGAAAGGGGAAAATCCAAAATCTCAGTGTTGAACTTAAATTGTGAGAGGATCTAAGTGCATGGCATCGGTGGCATTGTTGTATTGATGTTTGAGATGCTTGTGGTTGGATGAGATAAGGTTTATACGATGTAGTTTGaccctattattattattaattatgttgtACTATCCAAAAAGGGTTTCTACAactcatcactcactaagtctgtttgacttacgttttaagtttttccCCTTTCTAGGTTGTTAGGCATTAAAGCTAAGCGAAGGATTGATCCCGGGCATTGTAGGCTACTCAAGGAGGGAAGGTAAAGTTACCTTGCAGTCTTACATGGCGTGCTAGCCATGACATCTCATCATGCTTTAAAGGAGCTTGTTAGTAAGCACATCGCTCCTTAACGCCTCAAACTCAGTTCAACAGGAAGACGAGTGCACATATAGGCTGGTGAGGCCAAGCCAGAGATCAAAAGAGTCAATGAATTGACGAAGGGAAAAGAAGCCTTAAAGATTGTTTTCCAAGTTAAGGGTGCTAGGTGTCACAATTGTAGCCTTTCAAACAGGATTGTACGATACTTGTTCTTCTCTGTCAATAAGTCAGCCGTATAAAATACAAAAgtcgcggacaaactcgcgatATGATATGgcctcccttcacgttcttgcgaatttttttttataaaatgtgtgagagagagagaggaaatcattgaaaacatcataaaagaaagcattaaagactgtcaattgcaaagaaaagctAAGCTGACAAGGAGTGCGACAAGACTTGGGTCAGGATTCAACTACTATACctcccctatagtacattttgaacaattttagccttggcaagcttgcatatgaaaatgccGAAATGTCATACTCTAGCTCAGTGACATGACAATGTGAGTAATAGACTAAACTACGTACAAGACATAAAGACAAAGTAATTTGTGGTATTTGGGCATGCTGCCATATGTAAACAACGCCTTCGACAAGCATGCCCGTGACACTGAGAGACCTAGGTAAAGAAGAGAAGGTGACCTTACGCCTTTGGGTGCCCCGCCTCAAGGAACAATTGAAGCGgcgaagaaagaaaaggaaaccctAAAGATGTCCTTGAGATTGATTGTAGATGAAAAAAGGCGAAAGGACTAAGATCAGAGTCTTATACTCTTAAATATCATGCTAGGAAGAAGGACTAGACAAGAATATCATACTAGGTTTCGTTTATGCAAAGTAAGGTGAGGGTTGAAATTTGTAATGTATGAACCCTATAAGTGTTAAACTAATAAAGAGGAGAAGTTCAGTTATTTCAGCTGTCTTGTTGTTATTTATTGAAGTTATCGCCTAAGAGTTAAAGTGAAGTTGTGCTAGGCAACAAAGTAAAGTCAAAGAAATAAGAGCTAGGCGACGAAGCTAAGTTGAAGAGTTCTTTCTCACTGCAGAAAGTTGTGAAGATCTTTAAGGCTCCATAGAAGAGCTTTGCGGAAGAGACGAGTGTAAGCTAGAGTTGTTCTGCTTACTAGTCGTTTAGAGCGTTATCTCGTGGAGAGAAATGTAATGGATATGTCTAGGCAGCAAGTCCTCATCAGGTTGTGAAGAGTGGCCTTTGGGGCATGGGGCGTGACACTGGGCACGAAGGACGACAAGACGGCTTGGATGTGCTTTGACGGTGGTGGTTCCATGGCATGAAAGAGTGAGTGATTTAGAAGAGAGGGTTTGGGAAGTTTAGGGTGAGATGAGACGAAAGGGAAGAAGAATGAGTAAAGTGAGGAGAGagttaattttacaaaaataaataataaaaaaaattaaggacTGCGGATGTTTCATGTCACTTTTTAAAAtgtggatgtttaatgtcgattttaaaccgacattaatccttCCACTTTGATGTTGGTTCAAAACGGACAATAAACATCCACATTTTAAAAAGTGACattaaaaatcaattttcagtttttccaaccgacatcaaaggccatatttcttctatttgaaaaaaagaaaattcccTTACCAATTTTGGACACCAATTGTAGTTTACCAATTAAAAGGAACAAATTGTTTCCCTCACATAAGAAAGAATGATTAGGGCTTTAGAAAATGGGAGCAGAAATATGTACGTTATTGGAAAGATAAATTGTTTTCCTCGTAAGAGATAGAATAAAGAAGGAGAATAGGAGAGGAGGAGAAGAATAGAAGCAGAGGAAGAAGATTGGAGAAACCTAACAGAAACAAATAGAAGAGAAGGATGGCGGAGAAGAAAGATAATAGTggaataattaaaaatttaaaatagaaaatagcaaccgaattaaaaacttgctatatttgtaaaattgGAAAAGTTTGAACTATTATCGCTAAATCATATTATCACAGTGTCAACCcaattctattttttatatacgaTAGAACATAAatttaagaattaaaattaaatataaaacaCCCACATGACAGAATTTTATTACATGATATGCATGGATTACAGAATTTGAAGAATTTACATGCATGTTTGATGTACGACAAGATCATGTGCCCTTCCATAATCATTTAAATATATGTGAGTGGTCACCTATTGTGTTGTGATGGGTATTGCAGTATCATTATGTATTACCATCTCAACCAATGCATAATGGATCCTCAACCCTCCCTTCCACCTATTGGTCCAAACTTCATAGAGACCAAAGTAGAGATTTAGATCATCATCAGGTTGGGTGAGAGGGACTTGAACAATCAAATCATCCCCAGGAGTAGGAATAAAGGAAATTTTTACATCAGTACTTGTAGTAGGTATGGTTGTAagattcattttcttcaaatggAAATGTCCTTTTTTACCAATCTTAGCCATTATGTAAACGCTACAATCATCCCATCCAAAAGCATCGGGACTTAGTGAGACACCGAAAGAAGCTTTGTAGGTTTTTCCAGGCACAAGATCTTTCTTGATTGAACCTGTTACTTCTAACCAACATACTTGTTTTAACTCAGCAAAATAATTCTCATCTTTATCATAGTTGTTCCTATACAAATCCACCGAatcaataaaattcaaattaataaactatgttcttttaaaacaaatggGTTCGTCCTTTGACGTACCCTCCTCATCAACATTATCATTAATGTCATACATTATCTTTGTCTATTATTTTTATAGACTTACTATTTATTTGATATCAAACAAGTAAATGATAATTTCTTAATTAAACACTACGATTAAAGTTGTCTCTATAAAGATAAAGTTCCTAAATATTGATTCTCtttttttgttcattgattgatttttttttccacatcAAAAAATTTAATTAGGCTCACAAAGAAAATCAAATGTAGAGAGAGAAATACAATCTCTTAAATACCATTATCATGGATGCTCTGCTATAAAATATGCATTAACAAGAGTGAGCACAAAGGAGGGATTGGTAAAGTATATTTGTCTTTCTTATGTTCTATTATTAAAAAGATATCTTTATGGTTTCCATGTCTTAGCAATAGGTGCATTTGGttccttaaacttttaaaatggactttttttttttttttttttatctctaaattttgaaaaataggcTTAGGAAGTATGgtgaatagtttttttttttgtttttttttttaaattatattataatgctgttgtagaaattataaaatgtaacaaacaataaaaataagaataaaagaCAGAAACCCCTCTTTTCTCACTTCTCTCTCACACTTCCCCCTCACCGACAGCCTTCACCTCAAACCTCCTTTTCCGGCAGTTTTCCCCTGCCTGGCGTCCGCGTCATTTTTAcccctcttttttcttcttccatttttgtACAAGATAACACCAATTTAACACCAAAAACCaatcaaaatcaaacaaaataactCTTACATAACAAAAATACCTCTCGATCACATACGCATGAAATAACGATCAAAAACAATTTTGTACTATCTTGTACcttaatctaaacgattttataCTCTTGTATcaagtctaaacgattgtatagaCTCATAtcaagtctaaacaatcttataacttagtctaaacgatcttataccaaatctaaaggatcttgGTACACAATATATTGTTCCCTTGTACCCAGCCTAAAAGATCTTATATCCTTTTACCTAGTATAAGTGATCttgtacccagtctaaacgattttgcactaaatctaaacgatcttaatACACAATCTTGTACCCTTGCACACAGTCTAAATAACCTTGTAACCCTTGTACCCAATGTCCAAACGATTTTGTAccgaatctaaacgatttattaaTGATAGTGATCTATCTCTATCTATTTTGGATAGACAactgatcgtttaaatattggtacacaatcatttagatcttgtaccaagaaaaaaaatgagaaatgaagaagaagaaagaaattctggcagagaaaataaaaaaattgtaaacaaGAAGAAGTGAGAATATGAAAAATGAGAActaataatatgaagaaatgAATTGATAATATGAATAGGAGaagaataaatcgcaaagaagaagtGAGAATATGAAAAATGAGAACTGataatatgaagaaattaattaatagtatGAATAGGAGaagaataaatcgcaaagaagaagaaaaagaaatgaagtgGAAGAATGGTCCCACAATATTAAAAGcaataaatgacaaatttgaaatttatgaaaaaaataattgtggCTTCATCgacttcaattttttattacacaaatcataaatattttttggtttcgttatttttatgtaaattaatcttatttttttattatggattacattttataatttcaacttcaataataaaatataataaaaaaaaagttactcTCTAAATGTAGTAAACAAAATAGAATAACATTTCAATATCTTATTTAACGAAACCGCCTAAAaagttatattttgaaaattcaatTAGCAAAGGTACCCATTACAGAAAACATTGGAACCAAAAGAGTATATTTTGTTtactataattattattttggtgtttaaaatatatatggTATGGTATTAGAAGTTAATTTTTCCCCTTATGTATGGAAAGTATGTGCCTAAATTGGTTAAATTATGGTAAGTTGAGAAATTAAAGTTGAATTTATGTTGTAAGAAAAGGAATTAATAGCTAATTAAGTATCAAAATGAGAAAGTTGAAGCTTACGGGTCTCGACCAGGAATGGTCCAATATCGTCTATCGTTACCCCATGTAATATTTAGAGCCCTTGGATAAACTTTGAATTTGTTATCCTGAAACATTCTCCCAATTCTCAATTCAAATCTTATCTTACAAATATGATAAAAActatatttaattattcaaGATTCAatcattcaaaattttaaattctcacATTTTTCTTCATAACTCAAAGACTACTAACCTTataattttaattcatttaGAATATCTTTGTGTTTGCATCTCAAACAACCCTTTCTGCAAGAAAagactaattttttttttttttcttttaactaaaACCCTAATTTTACTTGAGCACTTTTGAAAGAAATAATTAGTTAAGGCCTctaagttttatttatttacttttaccTCTCTATAATAAGAGTTAAACCAAACATTACTAACTTCTAAGGACACAAAATTTTACTCATTTACAAACCCTCTAATAAGCATATCAAACACAACTATATTTGAACCGAATTATAGATATTTTCTTCTAATGCCTAATTAGTGTATAATATTAGGAGTTTATAACCACATAAAACCTATGAACAAAACTAAACCATTtgaaaacttttaaatttacaaaaagaaaaaaaaaatgatttgagAATTGTGAGCTGTTGTGAATTTAAAAACgctcaaaaataataatatgtattAATTTAATGAACTACTCATCTGTTACCAACAATCTTATATATATCAGAAAGTTAAGCTTAATGAAAAAAATTGTATAGAGATTTAGAGATATGgtttcatattaattaattagtattAGGACATAGTTGTGAccaattaataatataaatacaAAAATGAGTATATATAAATCATAAATGAGATTTTGGAAGCTTACACTACAAGTTTCTACAGAAGCATTAGCCCGAAAGTGAGGATCGGAAGGTATTCTGGTTCGTCTCCAACGTAGAAAAGACATCAATCAACTTAGTTTTTGGTAATTGTAGCTAATAATTGAAGCTTTTCTTCTTCCCCTTTTACTttgttgaatatatatatatatatatatatatatatatatatatatatatatatatatatatatgtatgtatggtACTAATTAACAGCCGCAACTAAAAGCCTTTTCTTTTATAGCTAgaggaagaaagatggaaggaaaGCACTTGTGTGAATATATTCCAATTTTGTAGAATTTGGTATCAAAAACCAAATTGAAAGAGTTGGACCTCAACCGAAGAATCAATTCATTATTTGAGATAAAGCTTTTGTGTCATGTAACGTCAAGAAAAAACAAGAATCAaattctcttgaaatttcttgCATACTATATTTCCATTTGGATTGTGTTTCTCTCTTCGTTTTGGTCTCTTTTGCCTTCCTTTCCTCTTTTTATCCTTTTGGAATAGCATATAGTTCTTTTAGATTATTGAATGGACGAATCTAAAGAATAGTGATGCTTTCCactttataaaataaaactcGACCTTCTCTTTATTTTGTTCCGTCACTTGTTAAAATattggtctttaatgtcggtcaAATATGAATGTTTTAAGGATACGATCACGGACAAAATTGTTGACATCGAAAAGCGTGATTTTGAACGTGTTTTATGATGGAAATAACAAAATGTGTAATTCTTCTGAATTATAACAAAATACGCAGATGTATCCAATTGTCTCAAATACTAAAATGTTCTTATTTATTATCCATGCTGTGCAATTAATCCAATATCTGTATATATGAAACTGTACTTAATTGCTTTGTGTAGTGAATGATTTTTCTAATGATGTgttcaaaaatttaaaagctCTTTTTTTCTAGATTTCATGTTGTTTGTATATTGTGATATACTTTAATATTACATGAAGCATGCTCTCTTAAGCAGTTTTTATGTTTCAAGTTAAAGTTCAAATTTTATAATTGAATGTTGTGTTGAGGTAAACCATTAATCTTATTTCTATTAAGAAGCTAGTTAATTATGAGTAAATAATGAGTTAAGGTAACCATGGTGTGAGCAAACCACATGGTGGTAAGAAGCTGACTAATGCAGTTGTGTTAGCAGCCTGAGCAACGAGAAATGAACGAGGGAACACTCAAGAGATATTGATGATGATGCGACCATCACAATGGTCTATACGTGAACTGAATGGTTCTTGTTCTTTGTGGAAAGGAATGAGTAGAGACTAGTATATGTTTTATGTGCCTTATTAAAATGAGGCCTTGAAACCCActtatgtttatgaaaatgaaTGTGTTGGTTGAATTGTCTTTCCAAAAAGGATTTCTAAAAACATCACTTACTAAGCATTCGACTTACAATTTAAGTTTCCCTTCCCCAGGTAATGAGGCGTTAAGGCTAAGTTAAAAAGGTTAATGCAAGTTGTTATGTGTTGAGGTGAGCAAGCAAGGCGATTGTGTTGGGAAGATGAGCAAGACATTCTAAGTTCATTTCATATAGTTGATGTATTAAGAAAATATGTTTTAGGTTTTATGTATTTTAGAACGCATGTGTTAAGTTCATAAAAGAGAAGTTTTGTTACTATTCCACTGCATTGTGTTTCCTCAAGTGTTTAGTAGTTTAAAAAGACTAAGGTTGAACTAGGCGATTTAAGTCAAACTTCAAAGACTTAAGTGAGGATTTGGCGTTTTGTCTTAGAAGCACCAAAGCTTCTCAAGTCACATCACATACCGCATAGTGAGGTTTAAGGATGTGTGTGGGACATCCAatgcaatgaaaaaagctaaaatCGAAGCTAATTACAAGCATAACAAGCCAAAACAAATTCAATggcaattttgtaattttgctGAAATTAGGCTCTCCGGAGCTCCAAATTTTAAAAGCGTATCAGAGGCACATTTTCTACTGTATTTTGCTTCCAAAACGACTCTATGGCTTATAAAAGCCTAAATCACTTCGTAAACTCATAATAATCctctttttttagtttataaGCAACATTTCTCCCAAATTAGTGTAAAAAACTCTCTTAATTACACAATAAAATTCTCTTTGATTTGCTTCAACAATGTCTACCTTTCTCCATTAAATCTCTTTTGCATTTTCAATTTTCATGATGGGTTAAGGTAACTCTTGGAAAAATTAGGTGATTTTACTTATTCTATGAGATTCTTTATATAACTTTGCATTCATGATtgattttgggttttttttttcttttctttgtttttaataaaagattcTTTAAAAGTAAGCTTGATCATTCTTTAGCATCACTTAGCATTCTATTAAATTTATCCTTgacttttaatttgaaaatgtcCCAAAGAATATTTTTAAAGATAGTGGCTATCCCGCTTTGaaaagttttaatttaaaactCTTAATCTTATTGCAATTCAATTTTTGATTTTGTTGAAACCACTAAGATGAATACTTCATTTCATGAACTTGTAtgaatgtttttcttttatattgttCATTACATTAGGATATTTGGTTTTAAAAAGACCCAATTGATGGATCAAGATCGATTTGAATGCAAATAACTTTTTGTTTCAATGATTAGAATAAAAGTGAATCATCCAATTCCGTATTCTTTTTAATTGAGAGAAACACTTGTTTTTTAATTCTTGAATTTCTTGCTTCATTTTTGCAATTCAATTCCTAATTTTATAAAGTGATTGAAATTTTTTCCAATTCTTTTCATGTTCCTTTTCTTCGTGACAATCAAGCACCCTCCCTTTACTATTACTTTCTTTTAGATTCTTGAAATCActttttcaatttcttgatTGAAGTGCTTATCAAGATTTCCCTTGGAACATGACCACAACTTCCAATATACTACTCATAATTTTGTTAAGATAGTTGGGTAAATTTTCTTGAGAAGGTTTTAGGTAGAAATTCCTTGTACCCAATTCTTTtgtataattatattttgtctaTTGCATAGATCCTTATTGTAATTGAATTGATTCTTTAtgtgatattttcaattctttaaaTGACCctacttaaaaatattttttttcaaatcgtCGTTGATTCTGATTTCTTTCGCATAGGCATCAAAATCTTAATTTCAAAAGCTGCAAGACCCAGATCGCAGTTTTCCCTGTGTGATGAGATTCacgataaaaaaatatttataggaGAGATGCAACACGACGAGCTGTTAGGCGTTTAAGCTTACTTCACCAAGAAGTAGTAGTGTAGCCTATGACATTTGGTCGACGATTGATTTGACCTTACCGTCCAATCCAAATCTAAGATAAAGATTTGACAGAGACACGTGGTGTTTGTGATTAGGTCATTCTTGCCGTCAAAAAAAGTCATCGTTCTACATGTAAAATGTCACCAGAGAGGCCCAAAATTAGATGAAGTTTGACCAttttgaaatttcttttacACCGTGTTGAGTTAAGatatacaattaagaaatttttcaAGACTCCAGAAATTTTTGGATGCTTGAATACCAGCAAGAAGTTGTAAGAAGATTCTTAGCTTAGGACCTAAGCAAAGAAGTTGGCCGATTGTTAAGAGTGAGTATTCATTTTTATAAAGTATTTTCAACGGAAAAAGGATTTCTAAAATGAGTTTGAATCCTTAAACATAATTTATATTGAAACCATGAACTATATGATTTCTCTTATGTTTGTCAATCCTTCAAATGTATATGACttaaaaatgaattggacttattATGAATTGGAATTATGTGATGAAGTGATGTATTCTAGAGAATGCATGAGATTTGATAAAGTTTGAATATCAAGAATGAATGAGAATTTCTAATCTAT comes from Cucumis melo cultivar AY chromosome 12, USDA_Cmelo_AY_1.0, whole genome shotgun sequence and encodes:
- the LOC103498275 gene encoding protein PHLOEM PROTEIN 2-LIKE A9-like, with translation MSFLRWRRTRIPSDPHFRANASVETCSDNKFKVYPRALNITWGNDRRYWTIPGRDPNNYDKDENYFAELKQVCWLEVTGSIKKDLVPGKTYKASFGVSLSPDAFGWDDCSVYIMAKIGKKGHFHLKKMNLTTIPTTSTDVKISFIPTPGDDLIVQVPLTQPDDDLNLYFGLYEVWTNRWKGGLRIHYALVEMVIHNDTAIPITTQ